In Vibrio alginolyticus NBRC 15630 = ATCC 17749, the sequence GTACTCGATCATACAGGGAAAGAAGGGTTGACCCGTAACGGCAACCTAAAAGTCGATCAAAATGGCATGCTTACCAACGCAAGTGGTCATTTGGTGCTGGGTGAAAACGACGCGCCGATTACTTTGCCTATCCCTCTCTCCAAAATTGAAATCGGTCGGGATGGCACCATCTCTGTACTTCCTCAAGGTGCCCCGGCAGAAGAATTCCAAGCGGTTGATCGCATTAAGCTCGTTAAGCCTAATGATCAAAGCTTGTTTAAAGACACCAATGGCTTATTTCGCCATAAAACTCCAAACCAACCTTACGAAGCAGACGCGACTGTTAGTCTCCAGACGGGAGCGATAGAAGGCAGTAACGTGAATGCCGTAGGTGAAATGACCGCATTGATTGACTTACAACGTCAGTTTGAAATGCAAGTCAAGATGATGAGCACAGCTGAAGAAATGGATAAATCTTCAGATTCACTGCTTCGTATGAGTTAACAGAGTTAGAGGTTCACTATGCATCCAGCACTATGGGTAAGTAAAACAGGTCTAGACGCCCAACA encodes:
- the flgF gene encoding flagellar basal-body rod protein FlgF; the protein is MDRALFLAMSGAKQNMQALQLRANNLANVSTTGFRADLAQARSMQAYGEGHPSRVFSMTERPGHNFAQGSVITTGRDLDVTIEGSGWISVLDHTGKEGLTRNGNLKVDQNGMLTNASGHLVLGENDAPITLPIPLSKIEIGRDGTISVLPQGAPAEEFQAVDRIKLVKPNDQSLFKDTNGLFRHKTPNQPYEADATVSLQTGAIEGSNVNAVGEMTALIDLQRQFEMQVKMMSTAEEMDKSSDSLLRMS